A window from Citrus sinensis cultivar Valencia sweet orange chromosome 3, DVS_A1.0, whole genome shotgun sequence encodes these proteins:
- the LOC102618144 gene encoding uncharacterized protein LOC102618144 has product MTTAPMKSQPLHNFSLSFLKWGTHHPNPNHNRTRTPPPTEPDTTDDSTRHHRVVGSRSSRAQRLSFPSSTSKPQQDAVERPQRQTADTEEEEEDEVGRPWNLRPRKVQETLVDVAVFQNRGDNNANTKAPKSTRLREMVESRGSNGDKKEKNKFWVTLSREEIEEDIFIMTGSRPARRPRKRPKNVQKQLDNVFPGLWLVGLTADAYRVSDAPMKK; this is encoded by the exons aTGACAACAGCACCAATGAAGTCACAGCCGCTGCACAACTTTTCGTTATCGTTCCTTAAATGGGGCACTCACCACCCCAACCCCAACCACAACCGCACCCGAACCCCACCCCCAACCGAACCCGACACCACCGACGACTCGACACGTCATCACCGGGTCGTCGGATCGCGGTCTTCTCGAGCGCAACGCCTCTCCTTTCCTAGCTCGACCTCGAAACCACAGCAGGACGCCGTTGAGAGGCCCCAGAGGCAGACGGCCGACACCGAGGAGGAGGAAGAAGATGAGGTGGGGAGGCCGTGGAACTTGAGGCCGAGGAAGGTGCAGGAAACTCTTGTCGACGTGGCGGTTTTTCAGAATCGCGGTGATAATAATGCGAATACGAAGGCGCCCAAGTCCACGAGATTGAGAGAGATGGTGGAATCGAGAGGCAGCAACGGtgacaagaaagaaaagaacaagttCTGGGTTACTCTGTCCAGAGAAGAGATTGAAgaagatatttttatcatgACCGGCTCTAGACCGGCTCGCCGCCCCAGGAAACGGCCCAAAAATGTCCAAAAACAGCTCGAC aacgTTTTCCCTGGGTTGTGGTTGGTGGGATTGACAGCTGATGCCTACAGAGTATCTGATGCTCCAATGAAG AAATAG